The following coding sequences lie in one Lentilactobacillus sp. SPB1-3 genomic window:
- a CDS encoding arginine repressor yields MRKKDRQRIIRSLLSTNDLETQEDFVKVLADQNVWVTQATISRDIKEMQLVKVPSPSGGYRYSLPTQKNIDTEKKLVQSIQDSFVSIDTQDKLVFMKVLPGSGPIISSLLYQLKFDDVFGTLGDDNTVLVICVSDQAAIEFKNRVNEMLKGI; encoded by the coding sequence ATGAGAAAAAAGGATCGCCAAAGAATTATTCGTAGCTTGTTGTCAACAAATGACTTGGAAACTCAAGAGGACTTTGTGAAGGTTTTAGCGGATCAAAATGTTTGGGTGACTCAGGCCACGATTTCTCGTGATATTAAAGAAATGCAACTAGTTAAGGTTCCTTCTCCTAGTGGCGGTTATCGTTATAGCTTGCCAACGCAAAAGAACATCGATACCGAAAAAAAACTAGTTCAGTCTATTCAGGATTCTTTTGTCTCAATTGACACTCAGGATAAACTAGTCTTTATGAAGGTCTTACCTGGTAGTGGACCAATTATTTCAAGCTTGTTATATCAATTGAAGTTTGACGACGTTTTTGGCACGCTTGGTGACGACAACACAGTCTTAGTAATCTGTGTATCAGATCAAGCAGCAATTGAATTTAAAAATCGAGTAAACGAGATGCTTAAAGGCATCTAG
- the recN gene encoding DNA repair protein RecN has translation MLLELSITDFAIIEHLDVDFQSGMTVLTGETGAGKSIIIDAVSLLAGSRGSKDFIRTGAKKAIIAGNFVLDESNPTYGLLDDLEIDHDDGSVVIERELFESGRNSCRVNGRLVNISTLRRIGETIVDIQGQNDHQELMNPERHISLLDEFGETELTDLLTEYRSEYSNYLKLKTASAEKSQNEKAWAQRLDMLKFQINEIDSAELSSGEEEELIAQRDRLNNFQRIHDALVTSYESLNSDESSSLDGVGTAMSSMQAIDDLDPDFHQISEDISGAFYALQDAVNSLSDQISTLEFNQNTLDEVEQRLNLINQLEKKYGDTLSQVLEYRKTIGDELEQMQGSAAEDSDLAERLEASRQQLVAMAKTISNKRLAVAVELKNGVQHQLADLYMEKAVFEVHIEPTKELTRNGMDAVEFFIQTNPGEKLLPLVKSASGGELSRIMLALKTIFAKAVGVTSIIFDEVDTGVSGRVAQAIANKIYTISAKSQVLCITHLPQVAAMSDQHYFISKQVSGDRTMTHLQELDKNDSINELSRMLAGTEVTKITREHAEELLKLASHEKEVIRKNLK, from the coding sequence ATGTTATTAGAATTATCAATAACTGATTTTGCCATAATTGAACATTTGGATGTTGACTTTCAATCAGGGATGACAGTTCTAACTGGTGAAACTGGTGCAGGAAAGTCTATCATTATTGACGCAGTTTCGTTATTGGCAGGTTCCCGCGGTTCTAAGGATTTTATTCGAACTGGGGCTAAGAAAGCCATCATTGCCGGTAATTTTGTGCTGGATGAAAGTAACCCAACTTATGGTCTACTAGATGATTTGGAAATTGATCATGATGATGGTAGCGTGGTAATTGAACGTGAGTTATTTGAAAGTGGCAGAAACAGTTGTCGCGTCAATGGTCGTCTGGTTAACATTTCTACTCTTCGGCGAATTGGCGAAACTATCGTTGACATTCAAGGCCAAAATGACCACCAAGAGCTGATGAATCCCGAACGACATATTTCTTTGTTAGATGAATTTGGTGAAACTGAGCTAACTGATTTACTAACTGAATATCGATCTGAATACAGTAATTATTTAAAGCTCAAAACTGCTAGTGCTGAAAAAAGTCAAAACGAAAAAGCATGGGCTCAGAGATTGGACATGCTGAAATTTCAAATTAATGAAATCGATAGTGCCGAACTCTCTTCCGGTGAGGAAGAGGAGTTAATTGCTCAGCGAGATCGATTAAATAATTTCCAACGTATTCATGATGCCCTAGTCACTAGCTATGAAAGTTTGAATAGTGATGAGAGCAGTTCACTAGACGGTGTTGGTACGGCTATGAGTTCTATGCAGGCCATTGATGACCTTGATCCGGACTTTCATCAGATTTCTGAAGATATTTCTGGAGCATTTTACGCGCTACAAGACGCCGTTAATTCTTTATCAGATCAAATCAGCACACTTGAATTTAATCAAAACACACTGGATGAAGTGGAACAGCGGTTAAATTTAATTAATCAACTAGAGAAAAAATATGGTGATACTTTGAGCCAAGTACTTGAATATCGTAAGACGATTGGTGACGAGTTAGAACAAATGCAAGGTTCAGCTGCAGAAGATAGTGATCTAGCAGAACGTTTAGAGGCTTCTAGACAACAGTTGGTAGCGATGGCTAAGACAATTTCTAACAAGCGCCTGGCAGTAGCGGTCGAGCTGAAGAATGGTGTTCAACATCAATTAGCAGATCTATATATGGAAAAAGCAGTGTTTGAAGTCCACATTGAGCCAACTAAGGAATTAACTAGAAACGGGATGGATGCGGTTGAATTCTTCATCCAAACTAACCCCGGTGAAAAGTTATTACCATTGGTTAAGTCAGCTTCTGGTGGTGAATTATCGCGAATCATGCTTGCTTTGAAGACGATATTTGCTAAAGCCGTGGGCGTGACATCAATTATCTTTGATGAAGTTGATACAGGGGTGTCTGGGCGGGTTGCACAAGCAATCGCAAACAAAATCTATACAATTTCAGCTAAATCACAAGTGCTATGTATTACGCATTTGCCACAAGTTGCTGCAATGAGTGATCAACATTACTTTATTTCCAAACAAGTATCTGGTGATCGGACTATGACTCATTTACAAGAACTTGATAAAAATGACAGTATTAATGAATTGTCACGAATGTTAGCTGGTACTGAAGTAACTAAGATTACTAGAGAGCATGCTGAGGAATTATTAAAACTTGCTAGTCATGAAAAGGAAGTTATCAGAAAAAATCTAAAGTAA
- the gmk gene encoding guanylate kinase has protein sequence MTKRGMLIVLSGPSGVGKGTVRKALFDEPDIDFEYSTSMTTRKPRDGEKDGVDYFFVSKEQFEDNIQNGEMLEYAKYVDNYYGTPLKYVNETLESGKDVFLEIEVNGAMQVRANCPDAVFVFLTPPDLMELKHRLIGRGTDDMDVINKRIQTAVSEIRMMRNYDYAVLNDEVNKAVDRIKLIIRSERLKVTRVMPDYESMLGDN, from the coding sequence ATGACAAAAAGAGGAATGTTAATCGTCCTATCTGGACCATCCGGAGTTGGTAAAGGGACTGTTCGTAAGGCACTATTTGATGAACCAGATATTGATTTTGAATATTCAACATCAATGACTACCAGAAAACCCAGAGATGGTGAAAAAGACGGGGTCGATTATTTCTTTGTTTCTAAAGAACAATTCGAAGACAATATTCAAAATGGTGAAATGCTTGAATACGCCAAATACGTTGACAATTATTATGGTACGCCATTAAAATATGTAAACGAAACATTGGAATCCGGTAAGGATGTCTTTTTGGAAATTGAAGTTAATGGTGCCATGCAAGTTCGGGCAAATTGTCCAGATGCAGTATTCGTATTCTTGACTCCGCCAGATTTAATGGAATTAAAACACCGTTTAATCGGTCGCGGAACTGACGATATGGACGTCATTAACAAACGGATCCAAACTGCTGTGTCAGAAATTCGCATGATGCGTAATTATGACTATGCAGTTTTAAATGATGAAGTTAATAAGGCGGTCGACCGTATTAAGTTGATTATTCGAAGCGAAAGACTTAAGGTTACTCGTGTGATGCCAGATTATGAATCTATGTTAGGAGATAATTAA
- the rpoZ gene encoding DNA-directed RNA polymerase subunit omega, with translation MLLYPSVDKLLDKIDSRYSLIALASKRAHELDAGAKPLLNEYKSQKSVGKALEEVEAGLLKIDENEKDYD, from the coding sequence ATGTTACTATACCCATCTGTTGATAAATTATTGGACAAAATTGATTCTCGTTATTCATTGATTGCTTTAGCAAGCAAACGAGCTCATGAGCTTGATGCTGGAGCTAAACCATTGCTTAACGAATACAAATCACAAAAATCAGTTGGTAAAGCTTTGGAAGAAGTTGAAGCTGGCCTATTGAAGATTGACGAAAACGAAAAAGATTACGACTAA
- the coaBC gene encoding bifunctional phosphopantothenoylcysteine decarboxylase/phosphopantothenate--cysteine ligase CoaBC: MFSNKRVTLIVTGSIAVYKSAILVRELIKNDNQVRVIMTKAAAKFVTPLTFQTLSKQQVIIDEFQDYDVDKVLHIDIADHTDVTIVAPATASIIGKMANGIGDDAASTVLLANHAPLFVVPTMNSNMLANPANQRNLAQLQADGVNIMSPATGFLAEGYNGKGRMPEPTDILEWVNGVLLPEQILKGKHIIVTAGGTREAIDPVRYITNHSSGKMGFAIAQAAANAGAEVSLIAANTSIPVPNGVDFIPVVTAKELEAAVMKRFTSADGLVMSAAVADFRPAVVADHKIKKTKDNDNLTISMVKNPDIVKQVGAIKQPQQFVVGFAAETNDLLANATKKIQSKNLDLIVANDVANSQIGFNSDQNQVTFMWPDGQTKKTVVESKAKVADELIQIIAKL, encoded by the coding sequence ATGTTTTCAAATAAACGAGTAACATTGATCGTTACGGGTAGCATCGCAGTATATAAATCAGCAATTTTAGTAAGAGAGTTAATTAAGAATGACAACCAAGTTAGGGTAATTATGACCAAGGCGGCAGCAAAGTTCGTCACGCCCCTAACTTTTCAAACATTAAGTAAACAACAAGTCATCATTGATGAGTTTCAGGACTATGATGTCGATAAAGTTTTACATATTGATATTGCCGATCATACGGATGTGACAATTGTTGCTCCAGCGACGGCAAGCATCATTGGTAAAATGGCCAATGGTATTGGAGACGACGCTGCCAGCACTGTTTTATTGGCTAATCATGCACCGTTATTTGTCGTGCCGACGATGAATTCAAATATGTTAGCCAACCCTGCTAATCAACGAAATCTAGCTCAATTGCAAGCTGATGGTGTAAACATTATGAGTCCTGCTACTGGATTTTTAGCAGAGGGTTATAATGGTAAAGGTCGGATGCCAGAACCCACTGATATTTTAGAATGGGTAAATGGCGTTTTATTGCCGGAGCAAATTCTTAAGGGCAAACATATCATTGTGACTGCTGGTGGAACCAGGGAGGCAATCGATCCAGTTCGATACATTACCAATCATTCATCAGGTAAAATGGGCTTTGCCATTGCCCAAGCTGCTGCAAATGCTGGAGCTGAAGTAAGTTTAATTGCTGCCAACACGAGCATCCCTGTTCCCAATGGAGTTGATTTCATCCCCGTAGTCACTGCCAAAGAGTTAGAGGCTGCTGTTATGAAAAGATTTACTTCAGCCGATGGTTTGGTCATGTCCGCTGCAGTTGCTGACTTTCGGCCAGCCGTCGTCGCAGATCACAAAATTAAAAAGACTAAAGATAATGACAATTTGACGATATCAATGGTCAAGAATCCTGACATTGTCAAACAAGTCGGTGCCATCAAGCAGCCACAACAATTCGTCGTGGGCTTTGCTGCTGAGACCAATGATTTATTGGCCAACGCGACTAAAAAGATTCAGTCCAAAAATTTGGATTTGATTGTGGCCAATGATGTGGCTAATTCCCAAATTGGCTTTAACTCTGACCAAAACCAAGTCACCTTTATGTGGCCTGATGGTCAGACTAAAAAAACTGTAGTTGAATCCAAAGCAAAAGTGGCGGATGAATTAATTCAAATTATCGCTAAACTTTAG
- the priA gene encoding primosomal protein N', giving the protein MQVAKVIVDVPSRQTNKPFSYLIPDNLSSAILVGMRVQVPFGHRKITGFVIEVTDHVDFDGKLKPIDSVIDLTPVISPELMSLAIKMSETTYAFLISCLQTMLPGGMKASMTKKIVATSPQVIADNEELFHGQSEVQLASNTNPQTTSQVLSLIKQELVTVDYDLKRSASAVELLGVQAAMSVEQLTSELTTVRANATGQQQLLKKLIGHPETNFVQADLVKEGISASTVKTAVNRGWAQATKIHQNRDPFMQPVKPSQPLELNKDQQVAVDKVTDAIKANLNECFLLEGVTGSGKTEVYLQIMDLALKQGKAALMLVPEITLTPQIVNRVRSRFGNQVAMLHSAMSNGERYDEWQRINRGEAKVVVGVRSAIFAPINNLGVIIVDEEHDASYKQTDNPRYQTRDVAKFRAEYNHCPVVLGSATPSLESRARAQKGVYQLLRLPHRINDQVLPKVDVVDMREAMKHSSSLLAQALQTKISEKLTRHEQVILMLNRRGYASFLMCRSCGYVPQCPNCDISLTVHKGSHSLKCHYCGHEEPIPEACPQCQSKKIRSFGYGSEQLEEQVHKLFPSAKTLRMDVDTTRKKGAHERIINAFANKEADILLGTQMIAKGLDFPDVTLVGVLNADSALQFPDFRSSERTFELLTQVAGRAGRADKTGEVVIQTYNPNHYAIQLSQRQDYEAFYQKEMGIRRIGKYPPFYYTIKITGNSKNERTVLSQMLSLTNYLKGQLSNQAILLGPTPKMITRINNHYYYQTIIKYRFEDQLKPALDKILTESQKLKDVQLSIDNEPLDFI; this is encoded by the coding sequence TTGCAAGTTGCGAAGGTTATCGTAGATGTACCTAGTCGACAAACGAATAAGCCATTTTCATATTTAATTCCAGATAACCTAAGTAGTGCCATTCTTGTGGGCATGCGCGTCCAGGTTCCATTTGGTCACCGGAAAATTACGGGGTTCGTGATAGAAGTCACTGACCATGTTGATTTTGACGGTAAACTAAAACCAATCGATTCAGTTATCGATTTGACACCCGTTATTAGTCCTGAATTAATGAGTTTGGCCATCAAGATGAGTGAAACAACCTATGCTTTTTTAATTAGTTGCTTACAAACTATGTTGCCAGGTGGCATGAAGGCTTCAATGACCAAAAAAATTGTTGCTACATCACCACAAGTAATTGCTGACAACGAAGAGTTGTTTCATGGTCAATCAGAAGTGCAACTAGCTTCAAATACTAATCCGCAGACAACTAGCCAAGTGCTGTCACTAATCAAGCAGGAACTAGTAACTGTCGACTACGATTTAAAACGGTCTGCGTCAGCTGTCGAATTATTAGGTGTCCAGGCGGCTATGTCCGTTGAACAACTGACATCTGAATTGACTACTGTCCGTGCTAATGCGACTGGCCAGCAACAATTATTAAAAAAGTTAATTGGCCATCCAGAGACCAATTTTGTCCAAGCTGATTTAGTCAAAGAAGGCATTTCTGCCAGCACGGTCAAAACCGCTGTTAATCGTGGGTGGGCACAAGCCACCAAGATACATCAAAACCGTGATCCATTTATGCAACCAGTTAAGCCTAGTCAACCACTTGAATTAAATAAGGACCAACAGGTAGCGGTCGATAAAGTTACTGACGCAATCAAGGCTAATCTAAATGAGTGCTTCTTACTTGAAGGTGTTACTGGTTCGGGTAAGACTGAAGTTTATTTACAAATTATGGACTTAGCATTGAAGCAAGGCAAAGCGGCTTTGATGTTGGTGCCAGAAATCACATTAACTCCACAAATCGTTAACCGAGTTCGTTCACGATTTGGTAATCAGGTGGCGATGCTTCATAGCGCGATGTCAAACGGTGAACGATATGATGAGTGGCAACGAATCAATCGTGGTGAAGCTAAAGTTGTCGTAGGTGTTCGTTCAGCTATTTTTGCACCCATTAACAACTTAGGTGTGATAATTGTCGATGAAGAGCACGATGCCAGTTATAAACAAACGGATAATCCGCGGTATCAAACTAGGGATGTTGCCAAGTTCAGAGCTGAGTATAACCATTGTCCAGTGGTTCTTGGTAGTGCCACACCTTCATTAGAATCACGAGCACGAGCCCAAAAGGGTGTTTACCAATTACTTAGGTTGCCACACCGGATCAATGATCAAGTTTTGCCCAAAGTTGACGTGGTTGATATGCGAGAAGCAATGAAGCATTCCAGTTCATTGCTAGCGCAAGCACTACAAACTAAAATCTCCGAAAAATTAACCCGCCATGAGCAGGTTATCCTTATGCTTAATCGTCGAGGTTACGCCTCATTTTTGATGTGTCGAAGTTGTGGGTATGTGCCTCAATGCCCTAATTGTGATATTTCATTAACTGTTCATAAGGGCAGTCATTCATTGAAGTGCCATTATTGTGGTCATGAAGAGCCCATTCCAGAAGCTTGTCCTCAATGCCAAAGTAAGAAGATTCGTAGTTTTGGTTATGGTAGTGAACAGCTAGAAGAACAAGTTCACAAGTTATTTCCTAGTGCTAAAACACTAAGAATGGATGTCGACACGACTAGAAAAAAAGGAGCTCATGAACGGATTATCAACGCCTTTGCCAATAAAGAAGCAGATATTTTGTTAGGAACCCAAATGATTGCTAAAGGACTAGATTTTCCGGATGTGACATTAGTTGGTGTACTGAATGCAGATTCAGCATTACAGTTCCCAGATTTCAGATCTAGTGAGCGGACTTTTGAACTACTAACTCAGGTGGCTGGACGAGCCGGTCGGGCCGATAAGACTGGTGAAGTGGTTATTCAAACATATAACCCTAATCACTATGCGATTCAGTTATCGCAACGCCAAGATTATGAAGCTTTCTATCAAAAAGAGATGGGTATTCGTCGAATCGGTAAGTACCCACCATTTTATTACACGATTAAAATCACTGGGAATTCCAAAAACGAGCGGACAGTGTTGAGTCAAATGCTGTCACTGACGAATTATCTTAAGGGTCAATTAAGTAACCAAGCAATTCTATTAGGACCAACTCCGAAGATGATTACTCGAATCAACAATCATTATTATTATCAAACCATCATTAAGTACCGGTTTGAGGATCAACTAAAGCCGGCATTAGATAAAATTTTGACTGAATCACAAAAATTAAAGGATGTTCAGTTATCGATAGATAATGAACCCTTAGACTTTATTTAG
- the fmt gene encoding methionyl-tRNA formyltransferase gives MTSVVFMGTPSFAVPILKGLVEQDYDVLYAVTQPDRPVGRKHELKKTPVKQIAEEFDIPVLAPAKLSGSEEMATIIDANPDLIITAAYGQFLPTKLLNAVNIAAINVHGSLLPKYRGGAPVQYAIMNGDEQTGITIMYMVKKMDAGDILAQEAIDIENNDDTASMFDKLSLVGRDLLLETLPKVISGEIKPIPQVEDEVVFSPNIKPEEEELDFSQPAFLVDAKIRALRPNPGAYTDINGKRVKIWQSAVEEQVTELAPGTVVSKSKHELLIAAGDGTVLSLLVVQPAGKPKQKITDYLNGAGQALQEGQKVIN, from the coding sequence TTGACATCTGTTGTATTTATGGGAACCCCCAGTTTTGCAGTTCCAATTTTAAAAGGTCTAGTTGAACAGGACTACGACGTGTTATACGCAGTCACACAACCTGACCGCCCCGTTGGAAGAAAACACGAATTGAAAAAGACCCCGGTCAAACAAATTGCTGAAGAATTTGATATTCCGGTGTTAGCACCGGCCAAATTATCCGGTAGCGAAGAAATGGCCACAATCATTGATGCTAATCCTGATTTGATTATCACGGCGGCTTATGGACAATTTTTGCCAACCAAGTTACTGAATGCGGTAAATATCGCGGCAATCAATGTCCATGGTTCCTTACTACCTAAATATCGGGGAGGAGCCCCTGTTCAATATGCAATTATGAATGGGGATGAGCAAACCGGTATTACGATTATGTACATGGTAAAGAAGATGGACGCTGGAGATATTTTAGCTCAGGAAGCCATCGACATTGAAAACAACGACGATACTGCATCGATGTTTGACAAACTTAGTTTAGTGGGTCGAGATTTACTACTTGAGACACTACCAAAAGTAATTTCAGGTGAAATCAAACCCATCCCTCAAGTTGAAGATGAGGTAGTTTTTAGTCCCAATATCAAACCAGAAGAAGAGGAGCTAGATTTCTCTCAACCTGCCTTTTTAGTTGACGCCAAAATCAGAGCACTTAGACCTAATCCTGGTGCCTACACAGACATTAATGGCAAACGAGTTAAGATTTGGCAGTCTGCCGTCGAAGAACAGGTTACTGAACTTGCCCCTGGTACGGTAGTATCAAAGAGTAAACATGAATTACTGATTGCGGCTGGCGATGGCACTGTCTTATCACTATTAGTCGTTCAACCAGCAGGTAAACCCAAACAAAAAATAACTGACTACTTAAATGGTGCTGGACAAGCACTTCAAGAAGGTCAAAAGGTGATTAACTAA
- the rsmB gene encoding 16S rRNA (cytosine(967)-C(5))-methyltransferase RsmB, whose product MKIDSNNPRELAMQTLVLTAKGAYSNLQINSVLEKSTMNVEDRALYTNIVYGVLQHMLTFEYQLAPFLKDANDTEDWVKELLYTAIYQLEYLDRVPKRAIFDETIKIAKRNGHDGIRRMVTGVLHAIDRKGLLDPSKINNRPERISIQTSVPVWLVKTLDEQLGKDKTEAILRSINHPAKQSIRMNQHADMPKDEIVATLEEEGFKVSESPVATSGLILQGKLAINSQLYKDGIITIQDESAMLPVESMTISGDDNILDACSAPGGKTTQIAEQLSSGMVTALDIHDKKLRVVKRNAQRMGLDDKVTTLALDARKVDEKFADETFDSILVDAPCSGLGLIRRKPEIRYSKTLADSEKLSNIQQEILTAVAPKVKVGGTITYSTCTILNQENQDVVDNFLASHPDFSLVTVATNRDLSANIDNKLLKIYPDDYKSDGFFVSTLRRDK is encoded by the coding sequence ATGAAAATCGATTCAAATAATCCAAGAGAATTAGCAATGCAAACATTAGTCTTGACGGCTAAGGGAGCTTATTCAAATCTCCAAATCAATTCAGTTCTTGAAAAATCAACGATGAATGTTGAAGATCGGGCCTTGTATACAAATATCGTGTATGGTGTCTTACAACATATGCTAACTTTTGAATACCAATTAGCTCCATTCTTGAAAGACGCCAATGATACCGAAGACTGGGTCAAAGAACTCTTATACACTGCCATATATCAATTGGAATATCTTGATCGAGTTCCTAAACGGGCAATCTTTGATGAAACTATTAAAATTGCTAAGCGAAATGGGCATGACGGTATTCGTCGAATGGTAACTGGTGTTTTGCATGCCATTGACAGAAAAGGACTTTTAGACCCAAGCAAAATTAATAATCGTCCTGAAAGAATTTCCATTCAAACCAGTGTCCCCGTCTGGTTAGTTAAAACTCTTGACGAGCAATTAGGCAAAGACAAGACTGAAGCAATTTTGCGGTCTATCAACCATCCCGCTAAGCAATCAATCAGAATGAACCAACATGCTGATATGCCTAAAGATGAAATCGTTGCTACGTTAGAGGAAGAAGGCTTTAAGGTTTCTGAGAGCCCTGTCGCTACCAGCGGATTAATTCTTCAAGGTAAGTTAGCAATCAATAGTCAGTTGTACAAAGATGGCATTATTACTATTCAAGATGAAAGTGCTATGTTACCTGTTGAATCAATGACCATTTCAGGTGATGATAATATCTTAGATGCTTGTAGCGCCCCAGGAGGTAAGACTACTCAAATCGCTGAACAATTGAGTTCAGGGATGGTAACTGCTTTAGATATTCATGATAAGAAGTTGAGAGTAGTTAAGCGGAATGCCCAACGAATGGGTCTAGATGACAAAGTAACTACTTTAGCTTTAGATGCCCGAAAGGTCGACGAAAAGTTTGCTGATGAAACTTTTGATTCAATCTTAGTGGATGCTCCCTGTTCTGGCTTAGGGTTGATTCGCAGAAAACCTGAAATTCGTTATTCAAAGACTCTAGCTGATTCAGAAAAGCTAAGTAATATTCAACAAGAGATTTTGACTGCTGTTGCACCAAAGGTCAAAGTTGGTGGTACGATTACTTATAGTACTTGTACAATTTTGAACCAAGAAAATCAGGATGTGGTCGATAACTTCTTGGCTAGTCATCCAGACTTCTCTTTAGTCACTGTGGCAACTAATAGAGACTTATCTGCTAATATTGATAACAAATTATTAAAAATTTACCCTGACGACTATAAATCTGATGGCTTTTTCGTAAGTACTTTACGAAGAGATAAATAA
- a CDS encoding Stp1/IreP family PP2C-type Ser/Thr phosphatase, whose protein sequence is MKIAYNSVIGKVRDKNEDAVGTFKNQAGVTLALLSDGIGGNKAGEVASQLVVSNLGNSFAKTDLASIEDAQAWLDQELNKVNDVILAESNTDTNLKGMGTTFVAALISGADGFIANIGDSRGYLFSHGQLQQVSEDHSYVNELIKTGNLTPDEAKNNPYKNIITKSLGINDASTADYIGFQLQDNDQILLCSDGLTNMVDDDTIARVLGESTSVKEKCEKLITLANDNGGLDNITVLIMSYESAGDTDE, encoded by the coding sequence GTGAAGATCGCCTATAATTCGGTAATTGGCAAAGTTCGTGATAAAAATGAAGATGCAGTTGGCACTTTTAAGAATCAGGCGGGGGTAACCTTAGCTTTACTTTCTGATGGTATCGGTGGCAATAAAGCTGGTGAAGTTGCCTCTCAATTAGTAGTTTCTAATTTAGGGAATAGTTTTGCCAAAACTGATCTGGCATCGATTGAAGATGCCCAGGCCTGGCTAGACCAAGAATTAAATAAAGTTAATGACGTGATCTTAGCCGAATCCAATACGGATACGAACCTTAAGGGAATGGGGACAACATTTGTTGCTGCGTTGATTTCTGGTGCCGACGGTTTTATTGCTAATATTGGTGATAGCCGGGGATACTTATTTTCTCATGGTCAACTTCAACAGGTTTCAGAAGACCATTCATACGTTAACGAACTGATTAAGACTGGTAATCTAACTCCTGATGAGGCCAAGAATAATCCATATAAGAACATTATTACTAAAAGTTTAGGGATCAATGATGCCTCGACCGCTGATTATATAGGTTTTCAACTTCAGGATAATGATCAAATTTTGCTATGTAGTGATGGATTGACCAACATGGTCGATGATGACACCATTGCTCGGGTATTAGGCGAATCAACTTCAGTTAAGGAAAAATGTGAAAAATTAATTACTTTGGCTAACGATAATGGCGGATTGGATAATATCACCGTTTTAATTATGAGCTATGAATCGGCAGGTGATACTGATGAATAG